A single Verrucomicrobiia bacterium DNA region contains:
- a CDS encoding citrate synthase, whose translation MAKTVELKIEDKTYQFPVVEGSEQERGIDISQLRAQTGYITLDDGYGNTGSCKSAITFIDGEQGILRYRGIPIEEVAEKSSFIEAAFLIIWGHLPSPAELRRFSELLTENSMLHEDMKQQFEAFPANAHPMAILSSMINAASCFYPELLTSEMKASFDLQAARLISQVRTIAAFAYRTSRGLPIIYAKPDYKYTANFLHMMFSHPLKDFELDPAAVKALDLIFLLHADHEQNCSTSTVRMVASSRANLFASAAAGVCALWGPLHGGANQAVLEMLEDIHKSGDDGSKFITAAKDKNSGKRLMGFGHRVYKNYDPRAKIIKRACDNLLETLKISDPLLDIAKKLEEAALQESYFVERKLYPNVDFYSGIIMRALKIPVEMFTVLFAIGRMPGWIANFKEVMEDSGSRINRPRQIYTGPTLNHYVPLRDRK comes from the coding sequence ATGGCAAAAACAGTTGAACTGAAGATCGAAGACAAGACCTATCAATTCCCGGTGGTCGAAGGCAGTGAACAGGAGCGCGGCATCGACATCTCGCAGCTGCGCGCACAGACGGGTTACATCACCTTGGATGACGGCTATGGCAACACCGGTTCCTGCAAAAGCGCGATTACGTTCATTGACGGCGAGCAGGGCATCCTGCGCTATCGCGGCATCCCGATTGAGGAGGTGGCCGAGAAGAGCTCCTTCATCGAGGCGGCGTTCCTGATCATCTGGGGGCACCTGCCCTCACCAGCCGAGCTGCGCCGGTTCTCCGAACTGCTGACGGAAAATTCGATGCTGCACGAGGACATGAAGCAGCAGTTCGAGGCGTTTCCCGCCAACGCCCATCCGATGGCCATCCTGTCGTCCATGATCAACGCGGCCAGTTGTTTTTATCCGGAACTGCTGACGTCTGAGATGAAGGCGTCCTTCGACCTGCAGGCGGCCCGGCTCATTTCACAGGTGCGGACCATTGCGGCGTTTGCGTATCGCACGTCACGCGGCCTGCCCATCATCTACGCCAAGCCGGACTACAAATACACGGCGAATTTCCTGCACATGATGTTCTCGCATCCGCTGAAGGATTTCGAACTCGATCCGGCCGCGGTCAAGGCGCTCGACCTGATTTTCCTGCTGCACGCAGATCACGAACAAAACTGCTCCACCTCGACCGTGCGCATGGTGGCTTCCAGCCGCGCAAACCTGTTTGCCAGTGCCGCCGCAGGCGTGTGTGCCCTCTGGGGGCCGCTGCACGGCGGTGCCAACCAGGCCGTGCTCGAAATGCTCGAGGACATCCACAAGTCCGGCGATGACGGCTCCAAATTCATCACCGCGGCGAAGGACAAAAACAGCGGCAAACGCCTGATGGGCTTCGGTCACCGGGTTTACAAGAATTACGATCCCCGCGCGAAAATCATCAAGCGCGCCTGCGACAACCTGCTGGAAACCTTGAAGATTTCCGACCCGCTGCTGGACATCGCCAAGAAACTCGAGGAGGCCGCACTCCAGGAGTCTTACTTCGTCGAGCGCAAGCTGTATCCGAATGTGGACTTCTACAGCGGCATCATCATGCGCGCCCTCAAGATTCCGGTGGAAATGTTCACCGTGCTGTTTGCCATCGGGCGCATGCCGGGCTGGATCGCGAACTTCAAGGAAGTGATGGAAGATTCCGGCTCGCGCATCAACCGGCCCCGCCAGATTTACACCGGTCCGACCTTGAACCACTACGTGCCCCTTCGGGACCGCAAATAA
- a CDS encoding cob(I)yrinic acid a,c-diamide adenosyltransferase: protein MSIVTKTGDQGTTAVMYGRRVAKSHPRVEAYGTVDELNAALGMARASAAHSFIRDHLLVIQQDLVILMGELATAVEDLPRYVKDGYSLVTSAMTQKLDALVQEIEAQSLTFKGWATPGATMHSAALDLARTICRRAERRVCALQEAAQLHNAEIIIYLNRLADLLWLMARWVETHAAS, encoded by the coding sequence ATGAGCATTGTCACCAAGACTGGCGACCAGGGCACCACGGCCGTGATGTATGGCCGGCGGGTCGCGAAGAGCCATCCGCGCGTGGAAGCCTACGGCACCGTGGATGAACTGAACGCCGCTTTGGGCATGGCCCGGGCCTCCGCCGCGCACAGTTTCATTCGCGACCACCTGCTCGTCATCCAGCAGGACCTGGTGATTCTCATGGGCGAACTGGCCACGGCGGTGGAGGATTTGCCCCGTTACGTGAAAGACGGCTATTCGCTGGTCACGTCGGCAATGACCCAAAAGCTTGACGCCTTGGTGCAGGAAATCGAGGCGCAGAGTCTCACCTTCAAGGGCTGGGCGACGCCGGGTGCCACGATGCATTCCGCGGCTCTGGATCTCGCCCGCACGATTTGCCGCCGCGCGGAGCGCCGCGTCTGCGCGTTGCAGGAGGCCGCGCAACTGCACAATGCGGAAATCATCATCTACCTCAACCGCCTCGCGGACCTGCTCTGGCTGATGGCGCGCTGGGTGGAAACCCACGCCGCCTCATAG
- a CDS encoding phosphate acyltransferase has translation MRFIGSVIDKLQRHPKRIVFPEGHEPRILQAARQFYSLRLGVPILLGDRSRIKEMAAELSINLEGIRIIKPAESEDLENFTKRFRQLRHYKGMRTAESQDAMMQPNYYGAMMVAMHQADGMVSGATGFTGSVLRPLLQIVKPAEGIKTTASCMVMEVEDTAIGEKGVLFMGDCDVIPDPTAEQLADIAVSVARLARQLLGVKPRVAMLSFSTKSNIAHPSIDKIKAATALAKRKAEQAKLEMLIDGEMQADTAIVPEVARRKMSDTDVSGRANVLIFPDLNSGNIASKLVRHMARANAYGNILLGLDRPAADVSRGSNAHDILGVAAIVGVQSVAYEKLYPSLQLPPDLLGH, from the coding sequence ATGCGCTTCATTGGCAGCGTTATTGACAAGCTACAACGTCATCCGAAACGAATCGTGTTCCCGGAAGGACACGAGCCCCGCATTTTGCAGGCGGCGCGCCAGTTCTATTCGTTGCGCCTGGGGGTGCCGATTCTTCTGGGTGATCGTTCCCGCATCAAGGAGATGGCCGCGGAATTGAGCATCAATCTGGAGGGCATCCGCATCATCAAGCCGGCCGAGAGCGAGGATCTGGAGAATTTCACCAAACGTTTCCGCCAGCTGCGCCATTACAAAGGCATGCGCACGGCCGAATCGCAGGACGCGATGATGCAGCCCAATTACTACGGCGCGATGATGGTGGCCATGCACCAGGCCGACGGCATGGTTTCGGGCGCCACCGGCTTCACCGGCAGCGTGCTCCGACCGCTGCTGCAAATCGTGAAACCGGCCGAAGGCATCAAAACCACCGCCAGTTGCATGGTCATGGAAGTGGAGGACACGGCCATCGGCGAAAAAGGCGTGCTGTTCATGGGCGATTGCGACGTCATTCCGGATCCGACCGCCGAACAGCTGGCGGACATCGCCGTCTCGGTCGCGCGGCTCGCGCGGCAGTTGCTGGGCGTGAAACCGCGCGTGGCCATGCTCTCGTTCTCCACCAAGAGCAACATCGCGCACCCGAGCATCGACAAAATCAAGGCCGCCACCGCCCTCGCCAAACGCAAGGCCGAGCAGGCCAAACTCGAAATGCTGATTGATGGTGAAATGCAGGCCGACACCGCCATTGTGCCGGAAGTGGCGCGCCGCAAGATGTCGGACACCGATGTTTCCGGCCGCGCCAATGTGTTGATTTTCCCGGACCTCAATTCGGGCAACATCGCCAGCAAGCTCGTCCGCCACATGGCCCGCGCCAATGCCTACGGCAACATCCTCCTCGGCCTTGACCGGCCGGCAGCCGACGTTTCCCGCGGTTCCAACGCACATGACATCCTCGGCGTGGCCGCCATCGTCGGCGTGCAATCGGTGGCCTACGAAAAACTTTATCCCAGCCTCCAGCTGCCGCCCGATTTGCTGGGCCACTAA
- the sucD gene encoding succinate--CoA ligase subunit alpha, translating to MAILVKPDTKVLVQGITGEFGARHAKLSIEYGSAVVAGVTPGKGGQVFEHNGVKVPIFDTVADAVKQTGATASAVFVPPAFAADAILEGVDAGLDLVVAITEGIPVRDMIRAKQGMAGSKTRLIGPNCPGIVTPGTGKDSHGGCRIGIAPGYIHKQGNIGVVSRSGTLTYEAVWQLTSRGVGQSTCVGIGGDPVNGTSHLDVIKLFMADPETTGIIMIGEIGGSAEEEAAEWIKQNGTKPVAGFIAGATAPPGRRMGHAGAIVSGGKGTAEAKIAAFKAAGIGVATTPSDMADTLLKMM from the coding sequence ATGGCCATCCTCGTTAAACCCGACACCAAAGTTCTCGTGCAAGGCATCACCGGCGAATTCGGTGCGCGCCACGCCAAACTCTCCATCGAATACGGCTCTGCCGTCGTCGCAGGCGTCACGCCCGGCAAAGGCGGGCAAGTCTTCGAGCACAACGGCGTCAAGGTGCCCATCTTCGACACCGTCGCCGATGCGGTGAAGCAGACCGGTGCCACGGCAAGTGCTGTGTTCGTTCCGCCCGCCTTCGCGGCCGACGCGATTCTCGAAGGCGTGGATGCTGGCCTTGATCTCGTCGTCGCCATCACGGAAGGCATTCCCGTTCGCGACATGATCCGCGCCAAGCAGGGCATGGCCGGCAGCAAGACGCGCCTCATCGGCCCGAACTGCCCGGGCATCGTCACGCCCGGCACGGGCAAGGATTCGCACGGCGGCTGCCGTATTGGCATCGCGCCCGGCTACATCCACAAGCAAGGCAACATCGGCGTCGTCTCGCGCTCCGGCACGTTGACCTACGAGGCCGTGTGGCAGCTCACCTCGCGTGGTGTTGGCCAGAGCACCTGCGTGGGCATCGGCGGCGACCCCGTCAACGGCACATCGCACCTCGATGTCATCAAACTCTTCATGGCCGACCCGGAAACGACCGGCATCATCATGATCGGCGAAATCGGCGGCAGCGCGGAAGAAGAAGCGGCCGAATGGATCAAGCAGAACGGCACCAAACCGGTCGCCGGCTTCATCGCGGGTGCGACCGCCCCTCCCGGACGCCGCATGGGTCATGCGGGCGCCATCGTCAGCGGTGGCAAGGGAACAGCGGAAGCGAAGATCGCCGCATTCAAGGCCGCTGGCATTGGCGTCGCCACCACGCCGAGCGACATGGCGGACACATTGTTGAAGATGATGTGA
- the argA gene encoding amino-acid N-acetyltransferase — MKPTDLRGILQYIPRFRDKVFVLALDGAVVTDENFANLLLDVAVLRSLNIRVVMVHGAAAQIKALAAEQHVAPSNLDGGGITDAATLKLALTAANRLTHEILEGLSANDLRAVTTNSIIAHPLGILQGVDHLFTGKVERIDVEMLQKLLDGGVIPVVPPLGFDGDGRTYRVNSDSVAVALAEALRATKLIFITTTDGIRVGDQMIRQMLVGELESVLALQRNAIPPDTLSKAVHAVAACKAGIPRVHIINGRVDEGLLAEVFSNEGIGTLIYANEYQQIRRAMKKDVRSILNLTKASVATTELVKRTRAAIEKQLGDYYLFEIDKNTVACIALHVHADQKKGELACLYVSPSHENQGIGRKLIQFIETKARELGLTELIALSTQAFNYFQSKAGFAEGTPDDLPPARREKYDQSGRNSKVLVKKLK, encoded by the coding sequence GTGAAACCCACCGACCTGCGGGGCATCCTGCAATACATTCCGCGCTTCCGGGATAAAGTCTTCGTGCTCGCGCTCGACGGCGCGGTCGTCACGGACGAAAACTTTGCCAACCTCCTGCTCGACGTCGCGGTGCTGCGCTCGCTGAACATCCGGGTGGTCATGGTCCACGGCGCCGCCGCCCAGATCAAGGCCCTGGCCGCGGAGCAGCACGTCGCCCCGTCCAATCTCGATGGCGGCGGCATCACCGACGCCGCCACCTTGAAGCTGGCCCTCACCGCCGCCAACCGGCTCACACACGAAATCCTGGAGGGGCTTTCTGCCAACGACCTGCGGGCCGTCACCACCAACTCCATCATTGCCCACCCCCTCGGCATCCTGCAGGGCGTGGATCACCTGTTCACCGGCAAGGTCGAACGCATTGACGTCGAAATGCTGCAAAAGCTGCTCGACGGCGGGGTGATTCCCGTGGTGCCGCCGCTCGGTTTCGACGGGGACGGCCGCACTTACCGCGTCAACTCCGACAGCGTGGCGGTGGCCCTCGCCGAGGCGCTCCGGGCAACCAAGCTCATTTTCATCACCACCACCGACGGCATCCGCGTCGGCGACCAGATGATCCGCCAGATGCTCGTGGGCGAACTCGAAAGCGTGCTGGCCTTGCAGCGCAACGCCATTCCGCCGGACACGCTCTCCAAAGCCGTCCATGCCGTGGCCGCGTGCAAGGCGGGCATTCCGCGCGTGCACATCATCAACGGCCGCGTGGATGAGGGCCTGCTCGCCGAAGTGTTTTCGAACGAAGGCATCGGCACGCTCATTTACGCCAACGAATATCAGCAAATCCGCCGGGCCATGAAAAAGGATGTGCGCAGCATCCTCAACCTGACCAAGGCATCCGTGGCAACCACCGAACTGGTGAAGCGGACGCGCGCCGCCATCGAGAAGCAGCTCGGCGATTATTACCTGTTCGAGATCGACAAGAACACCGTGGCCTGCATCGCGCTGCACGTTCATGCCGACCAGAAGAAGGGCGAGCTCGCCTGCCTTTACGTGAGTCCCTCGCACGAAAACCAGGGCATTGGCCGCAAACTCATCCAGTTCATCGAAACCAAGGCCCGCGAACTGGGGCTCACCGAACTCATCGCGCTCTCGACGCAGGCGTTCAACTATTTTCAGTCCAAGGCCGGCTTCGCCGAAGGCACGCCGGACGACCTCCCGCCAGCGCGCCGCGAGAAATACGACCAAAGCGGCCGCAACTCCAAGGTGCTCGTCAAAAAGTTGAAATAG
- the sucC gene encoding ADP-forming succinate--CoA ligase subunit beta has product MNIHEYQAKQLLAQYGVAVPAGSPCKTVDEAKAAAEKLFAAGHKLAVIKSQIHAGGRGKGTFKHGFQGGVKLAKSVADTVNFAENMLGKTLITKQTGPDGRVVGTILVAAAEDIKKEFYLAVLLDRAVSQPLIMASTEGGMDIEEVAEKHPEKIVKEHVDPLMGFQAWQGRKIAAALGLKGDLASQCAKLIAGVYKTWWECDASLVEINPLCICIGPDGKEKIIAVDAKIGLDDNALYRHKDIQEMRDLAEESPLEIEASKFNLNYIKLDGSIACLVNGAGLAMATMDIIQHFGASPANFLDVGGGASKDQVTAAFKIILTDPSVKAIFVNIFGGIMDCNVIATGIVAAVKETGLKLPLVVRLEGNNVAAGKKTLAESGLTIISGDSMADAAQKVVKAVK; this is encoded by the coding sequence ATGAACATCCACGAGTATCAAGCCAAGCAACTCCTCGCCCAATACGGCGTCGCCGTCCCCGCCGGTTCGCCGTGCAAGACCGTCGATGAAGCCAAAGCCGCCGCGGAAAAGCTGTTCGCCGCGGGCCACAAGCTCGCCGTCATCAAGTCGCAAATCCACGCCGGCGGACGCGGCAAAGGCACCTTCAAGCACGGCTTCCAGGGCGGCGTGAAGCTCGCCAAATCCGTCGCCGACACGGTGAACTTTGCCGAGAACATGCTCGGCAAGACGCTCATCACGAAGCAGACCGGGCCTGATGGTCGTGTAGTGGGCACCATTCTCGTTGCTGCCGCCGAGGACATCAAAAAGGAATTCTACCTCGCCGTCCTCCTCGACCGCGCCGTAAGCCAGCCGCTCATCATGGCGAGCACCGAAGGCGGCATGGACATCGAGGAAGTGGCGGAAAAGCATCCCGAGAAAATCGTCAAGGAACACGTGGACCCGCTGATGGGCTTCCAAGCGTGGCAGGGCCGCAAGATCGCCGCTGCGCTCGGGCTCAAGGGCGACCTCGCCAGTCAGTGCGCCAAGCTCATCGCCGGTGTTTACAAGACGTGGTGGGAATGCGACGCCTCGCTCGTCGAGATCAATCCCCTTTGCATCTGCATCGGTCCCGATGGTAAGGAGAAGATCATCGCCGTGGACGCCAAGATCGGTCTCGACGACAACGCGCTTTACCGCCACAAGGACATCCAGGAGATGCGCGACCTGGCCGAGGAATCGCCGCTGGAAATCGAGGCGAGCAAGTTCAACCTGAATTACATCAAGCTCGACGGTTCCATCGCCTGCCTCGTCAACGGCGCCGGCCTTGCGATGGCCACGATGGACATCATTCAGCACTTCGGCGCCAGCCCGGCCAACTTCCTCGACGTCGGCGGCGGCGCGAGCAAAGACCAGGTCACGGCGGCGTTCAAGATCATTCTCACCGACCCGAGCGTGAAGGCCATCTTCGTGAACATCTTTGGCGGCATCATGGATTGCAACGTCATCGCCACCGGCATCGTCGCGGCCGTCAAGGAAACGGGCTTGAAGCTCCCGCTCGTCGTGCGCCTCGAGGGCAACAACGTCGCCGCCGGCAAGAAGACGCTGGCTGAATCCGGCCTGACCATCATCAGCGGCGACTCGATGGCCGACGCGGCGCAGAAGGTGGTTAAAGCGGTGAAGTAA
- a CDS encoding hybrid sensor histidine kinase/response regulator codes for MKKILVIDDEEWLRDMVKMALVERGYEVIEADNGTTGIEIARRDLPDLILCDVRMERVDGYLTLSTLRNEPATASIPFILITGMADTAGMRHGMELGADDYLPKPFTLDALYAAVEARLKKAQATREEAEKKLSDLRDNISLMLPHEMRTPLNGILGFGELLQLSADSLTPAEISEMGQTIYESGKRLERLIDNFLVYVQLEIAAADPDKAAALRGKVTPVARQIVEEKARATAAAAGRNADLQLELAGVSMPIAEDYLAKMTEELLQNAFKFSKPGSPVKVTLAASPTSVSLAINDRGRGLTSDQIARIGAYMQFNRRSQEQQGAGLGLIITKRITELHGGTLTLASNAEEGTTVTVKLPPPG; via the coding sequence ATGAAAAAAATCCTGGTCATTGATGACGAAGAATGGTTGCGCGACATGGTCAAGATGGCCTTGGTCGAGCGCGGCTATGAGGTCATTGAAGCGGATAACGGCACGACCGGCATCGAAATCGCGCGGCGAGATTTGCCGGATCTCATCCTCTGTGACGTGCGCATGGAGCGGGTGGACGGCTACCTGACCCTCTCCACCCTGCGCAACGAACCGGCCACGGCGTCCATTCCCTTCATTCTCATCACCGGCATGGCCGACACTGCCGGCATGCGGCACGGCATGGAACTCGGCGCCGACGATTATCTGCCCAAGCCCTTTACGTTGGACGCCCTGTATGCCGCCGTGGAAGCCCGGCTCAAAAAGGCGCAGGCGACCCGGGAGGAGGCGGAAAAGAAGCTTTCCGATTTGCGGGACAACATCAGCCTGATGTTGCCACACGAAATGCGCACGCCGTTGAACGGCATTCTCGGTTTTGGCGAATTGTTGCAACTTTCCGCGGACTCGCTGACCCCCGCGGAGATCAGCGAGATGGGGCAGACCATTTACGAATCCGGCAAGCGCCTGGAGCGGCTGATCGACAATTTTCTCGTTTACGTGCAATTGGAAATCGCGGCCGCCGATCCCGACAAGGCCGCCGCCCTGCGGGGCAAGGTGACGCCGGTCGCGCGGCAGATTGTCGAGGAAAAGGCGCGCGCGACGGCCGCCGCCGCGGGCCGGAATGCCGATCTGCAATTGGAGCTTGCTGGAGTTTCCATGCCGATCGCGGAGGATTATCTGGCCAAGATGACCGAGGAGCTGCTGCAAAATGCCTTCAAGTTTTCCAAGCCAGGTTCGCCGGTGAAGGTGACGTTGGCCGCCTCGCCCACCAGCGTGTCATTGGCAATCAACGACCGCGGGCGCGGCCTGACGTCCGACCAGATCGCCCGCATCGGCGCTTACATGCAGTTCAATCGCCGGTCGCAGGAACAGCAGGGCGCCGGCTTGGGGCTCATCATTACAAAGCGCATCACCGAACTGCACGGCGGCACGCTGACGCTGGCCAGCAATGCGGAAGAGGGGACCACGGTGACGGTCAAACTTCCGCCGCCCGGCTAA
- the can gene encoding carbonate dehydratase translates to MQPLQHLFDNNRAWSEGIRADRPDFFKKLSLQQSPEYLWIGCSDSRVPANEIVGLLPGEIFVHRNIANVVVHADLNCLSCIQYAVEVLRVKHIIVVGHYGCGGVQAAYENLKFGLVDNWLRHVQDVMQKHAELLDRLPAEQRVARLCELNVIEQALNVTQTTVVRSAWERGQPLTVHGWVYSLRDGLVRDLHVSASNVERSFTVNARALQ, encoded by the coding sequence ATGCAGCCGTTACAGCATCTGTTCGACAACAACCGGGCTTGGTCCGAGGGCATTCGTGCCGACAGACCCGATTTTTTCAAGAAGCTGTCGCTTCAGCAATCGCCGGAATATCTCTGGATCGGCTGTTCGGACAGCCGGGTTCCGGCCAACGAAATCGTGGGCCTTCTGCCGGGGGAAATCTTTGTGCATCGCAACATTGCAAATGTCGTGGTGCATGCCGATTTGAACTGCCTTTCCTGCATTCAATACGCCGTTGAAGTGTTGCGGGTGAAGCACATCATCGTGGTGGGGCACTACGGCTGCGGTGGCGTGCAGGCCGCTTACGAGAACCTCAAGTTTGGCCTGGTGGACAACTGGCTGCGGCACGTGCAGGACGTCATGCAGAAGCACGCTGAATTGCTGGACCGCCTGCCGGCGGAGCAGCGGGTGGCGCGCTTGTGTGAGCTGAATGTGATTGAGCAGGCGCTGAACGTGACGCAGACCACGGTGGTGCGCAGCGCGTGGGAGCGCGGGCAGCCGCTGACCGTGCACGGCTGGGTTTACAGTCTGCGGGACGGGCTGGTGCGTGATCTTCATGTCAGCGCCTCAAATGTGGAGAGAAGTTTTACCGTCAACGCCCGGGCCTTGCAATAA
- a CDS encoding N-acetylmuramoyl-L-alanine amidase: MNFLRAFFVSLGLLGALAVAAAPAAPRPVERIAANGRAYLRVSDWARTHELSSSWLVPGKTLQLAGGGNRLWLTLDSPGIRFNDIRLYLSLPVAGRDGALYLAELDAARALEPLLNPPRLPVGRKVRTICLDPGHGGRDSGNQEAGRQEKQFTLLLAKELRTQLAQRGFKVVMTRGTDTYVDLPERPKAAARAHADLFVSLHFNAVATGKGAVRGAETYCLTPAGASSTNARGVGAETGGYPGNRFNAQNVWLACKIQSALLDTLKTDDRGVRRARFAVLRDATMPAVLVEAGFMSHPAEGQKIFSTAYRQQMARAIADGIVAYKKTVERPG; encoded by the coding sequence GTGAATTTTTTGCGGGCTTTTTTCGTATCGCTCGGATTGCTGGGGGCACTGGCGGTTGCCGCCGCGCCCGCCGCACCGCGACCGGTGGAACGCATCGCGGCCAACGGCCGCGCTTACCTGCGCGTGTCGGACTGGGCGCGCACCCACGAGTTGTCATCGAGCTGGCTGGTTCCCGGAAAAACCCTCCAGCTCGCGGGCGGCGGCAATCGCCTCTGGCTGACGTTGGATTCACCGGGAATCCGTTTCAACGACATCCGTCTTTACCTCTCCCTGCCGGTCGCGGGCCGGGACGGCGCCCTTTACCTTGCCGAACTCGACGCGGCAAGGGCGCTGGAGCCGTTGCTCAATCCGCCCCGGTTGCCGGTGGGGCGCAAGGTTCGAACCATCTGTCTGGACCCGGGCCATGGTGGTCGCGATTCCGGCAATCAGGAGGCGGGCCGGCAGGAAAAGCAATTCACCTTGTTGCTGGCGAAAGAATTACGGACCCAGCTTGCACAACGCGGATTCAAGGTCGTGATGACGCGCGGCACGGACACGTATGTGGACCTGCCGGAACGTCCGAAAGCGGCGGCCCGCGCGCACGCAGACCTGTTCGTCAGCCTGCATTTCAACGCCGTGGCCACCGGCAAGGGAGCGGTGCGCGGGGCTGAGACGTATTGCCTGACGCCTGCGGGCGCCAGTTCCACCAACGCCCGGGGCGTGGGGGCGGAGACCGGCGGCTACCCGGGCAACCGGTTCAACGCACAGAACGTGTGGCTCGCCTGCAAAATCCAATCCGCGCTGCTGGACACCTTGAAAACCGACGACCGCGGCGTGCGCCGGGCGCGGTTTGCCGTGCTGCGCGATGCGACGATGCCCGCCGTGCTGGTGGAAGCCGGGTTCATGAGCCATCCGGCCGAGGGACAGAAGATTTTCTCGACTGCGTATCGCCAACAGATGGCCCGGGCCATTGCGGACGGGATTGTAGCTTACAAAAAAACCGTGGAACGTCCGGGCTGA
- the hisC gene encoding histidinol-phosphate transaminase, with amino-acid sequence MAIPRPVNRSLNDIPVYQPGRPIEEVARELGLSAAGIIKLASNENPLGPSPKALAAMQQVLANLHLYPDGNAFYLKQALARKLDVQPANLILGNGSNEIIEFIGHAYMGPGTDVVVSQYCFAVYPLVTKLFGANLITVPARHYAHDLPAMLKAITPATRVVFVANPNNPTGTLASPESLRDFVNAVPADVLLALDEAYIEFLPEPERADFVADLRAGARQNVILMRTFSKIFGLAGLRLGYGVAHPELIAAFEKIRQPFNINAIAQAGALAALADDEHTRRTRENNIAGLRFFEAACRELALPCIPSAANFLLVQVGEGQRVFEALQREGVITRPMGGYQLPEWIRISIGRPEENQRCLAALRKVLGR; translated from the coding sequence ATGGCCATCCCCCGCCCCGTCAATCGTTCGCTGAACGACATCCCGGTTTACCAGCCCGGCCGTCCCATCGAGGAGGTCGCGCGCGAACTCGGCTTGTCGGCGGCCGGCATCATCAAGCTGGCATCCAACGAGAATCCGCTGGGGCCCTCCCCGAAGGCGCTGGCCGCCATGCAGCAGGTGCTCGCCAATCTGCACCTGTATCCGGATGGCAATGCGTTTTATTTGAAACAGGCGCTGGCGCGGAAGCTGGACGTGCAGCCGGCCAACCTGATTCTCGGCAACGGCTCCAACGAAATCATCGAGTTCATCGGCCACGCCTACATGGGCCCGGGCACCGACGTGGTGGTGTCGCAATACTGCTTCGCCGTCTATCCTTTGGTCACCAAACTATTCGGCGCCAATTTGATCACCGTGCCGGCGCGGCACTACGCGCACGACCTGCCGGCCATGCTCAAGGCCATCACGCCAGCCACCCGGGTGGTGTTTGTGGCCAATCCCAACAATCCCACCGGCACGCTGGCCAGCCCGGAAAGTCTGCGCGATTTCGTCAATGCTGTTCCCGCCGACGTGCTCCTGGCGTTGGATGAAGCCTACATCGAGTTCCTGCCGGAACCGGAACGCGCCGATTTCGTGGCCGACCTCCGGGCGGGCGCGCGCCAGAACGTGATTCTGATGCGCACGTTTTCAAAAATCTTCGGCCTCGCCGGGCTGCGCCTCGGTTATGGCGTCGCGCATCCGGAATTGATTGCGGCTTTCGAGAAGATCCGGCAGCCCTTCAACATCAACGCCATTGCCCAGGCCGGGGCGCTGGCGGCGCTGGCCGACGACGAACACACCCGCCGCACCCGGGAAAACAACATCGCCGGCCTGCGCTTTTTCGAGGCCGCGTGTCGTGAACTGGCGCTGCCCTGCATTCCCTCCGCCGCCAACTTTCTGCTCGTGCAGGTGGGCGAAGGGCAGCGCGTTTTTGAGGCCTTGCAGCGCGAAGGTGTGATCACCCGGCCGATGGGCGGCTATCAGCTCCCGGAGTGGATTCGCATCTCGATCGGCCGGCCGGAGGAAAATCAGCGCTGCCTCGCCGCGCTGCGAAAAGTGCTCGGCCGCTGA
- a CDS encoding VOC family protein, with protein sequence MKIKEIAFSCYAVTDMKRAREFYEGVLGLKPTSHYGEPGGPQWAEYEIGPGALAIGCAPGMFKPGPDGCSVALEVEDFDAAIATLKQHNVKFRMEPMETPVCHMAMAFDPDGNTLCIHKRKQS encoded by the coding sequence ATGAAAATCAAAGAAATTGCCTTCAGCTGTTATGCCGTCACAGACATGAAGCGCGCCCGCGAATTTTATGAGGGCGTGCTGGGGCTGAAACCCACCAGTCATTACGGCGAGCCCGGCGGTCCGCAGTGGGCCGAATACGAAATCGGTCCCGGTGCACTGGCCATTGGCTGCGCGCCCGGGATGTTCAAGCCCGGCCCGGACGGCTGCTCGGTTGCGCTGGAGGTTGAAGATTTTGATGCCGCCATCGCCACGCTCAAGCAGCATAACGTGAAGTTCCGCATGGAACCGATGGAAACCCCCGTGTGCCACATGGCGATGGCCTTCGACCCCGACGGCAACACGCTGTGCATCCACAAGCGGAAGCAATCATAA